The genomic segment TTGGTATATTTTGCCCCTTTAACTCAAAGGGTATAGCACTATCTCGTATCACAGCCTTAGCGAAAATATTAAAAGCGGAGCTTAAATTTAGCCCCATAGAATTAATAATGCGTTCAAAATGCTTTTTATCCTCTTTGTCCATTCTAAAGGTTACATTTATAGTCTTATTTTGCATGGCTCTTTCCTTTATTTTGACATGAAATTAAGGTATTTTACCATAAATTTATGTATTTTTACGCTGCTCTTAAAAAATCTTCTATATCCTTTGCTATCTGATCAATAGCAAGTTCAGCACTTTGATAATAGCATTTATCAAAATAAGCCTCAAGTTTTTCATCTTTTTCAAGATTGTTTAAAATACTTTTTTCACACATTCTAGCATAATGTCCCACAGGCAAAACCGCCCCAGATGTGCCTATACAAACAAAAAGAGAAGTTTGCTTCAAAAGCTCATAAAGCACGCTATACATGGGAGCTTGTTCTTCAAACATGACTATATTATGCCTCAAATTTAAGCTTTTGCACTTAGGGCAAATCTTGCCCCTTTGGCTTTCATATCCTATATCAAAAATGCTCCCACAATCCATACAAACAAGCTCAGGTAAAAAGCCATGCAAATGAGTAACCTCAGCACAACCTGCTCTTTCAAGCAAATCATCGACATTTTGCGTGATGATAAATAAATTTTTTGTATATTTTTCTTTGAGTTTGGCTATCATTTCATGAGCATGATTTGGCTTAACCTTGGCAAGTTCTGCTCTTCTTGTATCATAAAAATCAAAGATTTTTTGAGGATTTTTCCTAAAGGCTGTTGCAGAGCAAACCTCCATGACATTATGATTGTCCCAAAGACCATCATGATCTCTAAAAGTTTTTAAACCACTTGGAGCAGAAAGCCCTGCTCCGCTTAAAATCATCACATTTTTCATCATACAATCCCAAAATTTAATTTTAAAAACACATTATAATTCAAATTAACTTAGATTTAGTTTTTTAAGTAAAAATAAAAGCAAATTTATTTATACTTACATGCAAAGGTTTTTGCTATGGAAGGTATAATACAAATTGATACTATTTATTATTTTATTTTATTTTTTGTCGCTATTTTCGCAGGTTTTGTTGATGCTATTGTTGGAGGTGGAGGGCTTATCACTTTACCAGCCTTAATGGCAAGTGGTATACCACCTCATTTAGCACTAAGCACAAACAAGCTTCAAAGTGTTTTTGGCTCATTTACTGCTATGCTAACTTATTTTAAGGCTAGAAGCCTTGCTTATCTTGGCTTAGGAGTGCTTTTTACAGCCTTAGGGGCTACAATGGGTGCTATTTTAGTGCTTTATATCAACGATAAACACTTAAAGCTTATCGTCCTTGTTTTCTTAGCTCTAACTTTCATTTACACAGCCTTAAAGCCAAATCTTGGAAAACATAAGGGCGAAGCAAAGATTAATATCAAGCTTTTTCATTTCATTTTTGGGCTTATTTTGGGCTTTTATGATGGCTTTTTAGGACCTGGAACTGGCTCATTTTGGATCTTTGCTTGCGTAGTATTTTTGGGGCTTAGTATGAAAGAAGCAAGCATAAATACTAAAATCTTAAATTTTACAAGCAATATCATAGCCCTTATAGTATTTTTATGTTTTTACAAACTGCTTTGGGATATAGGAATTTTAATGGGAGTAGGACAGATCATAGGAGCTTATCTTGGCTCAAAACTTGTTTTAAAAACTGAGGCTAAATTTATCAAAAAGCTTTTTTTAGCTGTGGTATTTCTCACTCTTTTAAAAGTAACTTATGATTATTTTATGTCTTAAATTTAAGTTGATTTTTTGTGATTTTTATTATAATTAAAAGGATTTTAGTAAACAAGGAAATAATGAATTGGTTTAAGCCTATGGAATAAATAGAAAAAGGTGCTAATTGATAAGTATTGAAAGAGTAATTTATTATTTTATATATCAGCTTGCGGTAAGTCCGTTTGTAAGGCTAATACAATCTGGCTCAAATAAATTAAGGTAAATTAATGTATATTCACGCCACGCCGTCTTTTTTCGTCAATGCTGATGATGCAGTGTTTAAAGCTAGCAAAGCAGAGCTTTATCTTAAAAATAAAGAGGATTTTAAAACAAGCGATGTAGTATCAAAAAATAATGAAGTAAAAATCTCTTTTTTTGAAAATGAAAAGCAAATCTCCTTAAATTTAAGCAAAGAAAGCCTTGAGCTTTTAAAAACGCATTTTAATGAGAATAATTTTTTAAGTCTTAGTGATGGAAGCATTGGTTTAAACGCGTCGGCTGCTAAATTTGTGCTTGGTTGGTATAAAGACATTGCTTATGAGAGAGGGTTTTTAAACGCAGACCTTGATAAAAATGGAATTATTTCAGATTATGAGCATTTGGGCTTTAAAAACTCAGTCAAAAGCTCATTTTGGACAAGCAGCGATGATGATATAATGTTTTTAAACGGCACAAATGACAAAGCGCAAGGCTACGCACAAGGAAAAATCGGTCATAAAAATCTTTCTTTAGATGAGCTTTTGGATACGACCATAAAAAGTGATAAAAATTTTGATGGTGTGCTTACAAATTTAGAAAAATCCTCAAATGGTGGCAGTTTAAATGAAGGATATGAAAATCTTGTCAAAGAAGCTTTAGAAAGAATTTATGAAGAAAAAGCAAAGGATATGAGCTTTTCTATCATTGCTGATGTTGAGGGCAAAGTAGCTAAGAATATAGGTGAAAGAGGCAAAAGCAAGCAAGCTGTTAAGCAAATTTATGATAATTTTTTAGGTAAAATCAATCTTTCAAGCTTAAATAAAAACGAACAAGAGCATATAAATTTCTTTGAAAATTTAAACACAAAAAATCCAAAACTTAAAAAGGATAGCAAAGAGCTAGAAAAAGAACTTTTAATGCAAAAATATCCCGAATTTAAAGCTCTTATCCAAAGCAATGAAAACATTGATGAAACGCAGTTAAAAAATCTCAAAGCAAAAAGGCAAACAAGTAAAAATTATCAAGCTTTATCAAAACAAGATTTGAGGCAAGAATTTAGCCAAGCTGTGTTTAAAACGGATTTAGAAATTTAAAAATCCTAAAAACAATTTATTTTAAATTTATGCAATCTTAGCTACAATTAAAAATCATTACAAAAATATACTCAGTGGGGATTATATGAAAAAAAATGTTTTTATTTTAAGTTTTTTATGCATCTTTGCTTATGCTGATAAATGCAAAAGTGCTGAAATGCAAGAAGCTTTAATGCAAATAAAAAGTATTTTTAACCTACCTCAAAAAATTGATAAAATTACGATTTTAAAAGATATTGTTTGTGAAAATGATACCTTAGGATATATCTATGATATAGAATTTAACGATTTTGACCAAAAGCTTAGTCAAAATAACAATATGCAAGAACTTATGAAAAAATCCATTCTAGCACAAAACAAATCATATTATTGTGATAGTGATTTGTCAGCATATTACAGAGATGAAGATATGGCAATGAGTTGGACTTATTATAAAAATGGAGAAATTTTTATCCACAATAAAATATCAAATAAAGATTGTTTAAAATGAAATCAAAAGCTTATAGAGCTATTTAGTTCCCACATAGGCAAAAATATCCCCAAAGCCAAACAAAGCACCAAAATCGCTACCAAAAAAGTCATCAAAGGTTCGAGTAAGAATATAAATTTACTCATCAAATTTTCTTGTTTTGTTTCATAAAAATTTGAAATTTTCTCACTCATCAAATCAAGCTTAGCACTTTTCATAGCTATATTAAGCATGGAAAGTACAACCCCTTCAAAAAGATGAGACTTTTTAAAAGCTTCATCTGGGCTTAAACCCTGCTGACAAAGTGTTGAAATGTGTTTGCATTTTTTGCAAAGAAATTTATTTTTTAGACTTGAGCTCGCAAGAAAAAAGGCGGTCAAAAAATCAACCTTATTTTTTAAAAGCAAAGAAAAGACCAAGAAAAAAGTGCAAAATTCATTATAAAAAATCATATTTTTAACAAAGGGTATTTTAAGCAATAAAAAATCCACCCAAAGGCTAAATATAGTTATTTTTGTATATGCAAAATAAAACACACAAATACAAAAGATCATGCAAATTAATAAAACAAAATAATACTCATCTAAAAACTCATACACTCCAAATAAAATCCTCGTTATCAAGGGTAAATTTATACCAAAATCATCAAAAATCATCTTAAACTGAGGCATTACAAAAAGTATCAAACATGCAAAAGCAATGATCAAGCTTATAAAAACAAACAAAGGATAGCTCAAAGCCTTTTTAATACGCTTTTGATTGTCTAAGCTTTTTTCTTTAAGCTCACAAAGCTTAGAAAAAATAAAGGCTAAATCGCCTGTATTTTCGCCCATTTTGATCAAGGTAAGCTCACTTTGAGATAGTGTAAAACTCGTATTTTCAAAGGCTTGAGCGAGGCTTTGTCCGTGGGAGAGGTTGTATTTTATTTCTTGTAAAAAAAGGCTTAGGTTTTTATCGTAAGGATTATCAAGAAGACTTTGCAAAGCCAAAGTAAAGCTAATGCCTGAGCCAAGCAAGAGTGCAAATTCCTTATAAAGAAAGGCAAGAACTTCTGCCTTAAGCTGAGTATGGAAAAAAGATCTTTGAGTAAGCAAAGTAAGCTCTAAAACCTTTAAATTCATACCCTTAAGCTTTTTTGTAGCACCAAGTTCATCTTTTGCCCTGATGATAAGGGTTTTTTCCCTCTTATCTTTTAAAACAAGAGCTTTAAAAACTTTCATCTTAAAACCCTCAAAAGCTCTTCTATGCTCGTAATGCCCTGCTCTGCCTTTTGCAAGCCATTTTCAAGCATACTTTTATAACCTTGCTTTTTAAGATAGCTTAAAAACTCTTGTTTAGTTGCGTTTGATCTTATAAGCTCGCTTACTTGCTCATCGACAAACAAAAACTCAGCCACAAGCTCACGCCCCTTATAGCCACTCATCTTACAATATTCACACCCTAAAGCCTCGTAAAACTCGCCCTCAAATTCTTTATATCTTTTAGAACTTTTAAAAGAACAATGCACACAAAGCTTTCTTACAAGCCTTTGAGCAATAACCAAACTCAAAGAAGAAGCAAGTAAATAAGGCTTTGCATTCATATCAAGCATTCTGCTTACCGCTCCTAAGGCATCGTTTGTGTGCAAAGTAGAAAAAACTAAATGCCCTGTTAGAGAGGATTTTATCGCTATATCAAGACTTTGTTCATCGCGAATTTCTCCTATCATGATAACATCAGGATCTTGTCTTAAAATAGCACGCAAGGCATTGTTAAAATCAAGCCCTGCTTTTTCATTAAGTAAAATTTGTTGCACTAAATCAAGCTTGTATTCTATGGGATCTTCAGCGGTAATAATCTTTTTTTGCATGCTTTTTATTTCATTTAAACACGCATATAAAGTCGTGCTTTTTCCACTTCCTGTAGGTCCTGTAAGCAAGATAAGCCCATAAGCTTCATGAATTTTTTTCTTTAGTAAATTTAAATCTTTATTTAAGAAATTTAAATGCTCTAGAGCAAAAAAGTCTTTTTTATGCTCTAATATCCTTATAACCAAGCTTTCTCCGTAAAATAAGGGCAAAGATGAAAGTCTAAAATCATATTCTAAGCCCTCAAAGCTCATACTAAAACTTCCATCTTGAGCCTTTCTTTTTTCGGCTAAATTAAGATGAGATTTAAGTTTTATATAAGAATTTAAGGCTTCATAAATTTCATATTCAAGTTCTAAAAATAAGCTTAAAACCCCATCTATCCTAAAACGGATCAAAGCCCTATTTTCACTTGGCTCTAAATGTATATCACTTGTTCTAAGCCTTATAGCTTCTTTGATAAGAAGCTCAAAAAATGCACTTACACCACTTTGCTCTTTTTGGGTATTATCCTTAAGCTCTGTTTTGATCTGTGCTAAGAGTAAAGAAATTTGCTCTTTTAAACTTAAATCCTGCAAAAACTCGGCTATCTTAAGGGGATTTGCAAGATAAGGCTTTACAAATTTATCCTTAAAGAAATTTTGAATTTTTTGTAAATTTAAAAAAGAACTAGGCTCACAAAAGGCGATATAAATATTTTCTTTATCCTCCTTAAAAGGAAGTGCCTTAAGACTTAAAAGCAAATTTAAAGGAAGCTTAGAAACAAACACTTCATCTAGACTTAAATCCACAAATTCCAAGCCCTTAAACGAGGCAAAAGATCTTAAAAAATCCTCCACCTTAAGCTTAAAATGCAAGCAAAGCCTATTAAGAAAATGAGGATTTTTCTCATAAAACAAAAACACATACCCAGCCAAATCATCAAAAGAATACTCCCTCAAAAACTCTTCTATACTTGCTTTTTGCACTCCTTTTACTTCACAAAGGTATTGTAAAAAATCATCATTCATTGTCTTGCTTTTCATACATAAATTTAAAACATTGTATCTAAAAAAGCAAGAAGTGCTTTTAAAATCCTTAAAAATCTATCATTTTTAAGAAAAAGTATTACTTTTAGAACTTAATTTATTTTAAATTTATTATGCTATAATGGGGCTTTTAATACCATACAAAGAGTTTTTATGAAAAATGTTACCTTAATTTTTGCAAGCATTTTAGCTCTTGCTTTTGTTGCTATTTTAAGTACTCACGATAAGTTTTTATATATCATTTTAGCAGGCGTTTTGAGTGGAGGAACGCTTTATTTTATAGCTTTTAAAAAGCTTGATCTTGAAGATTCTAAATTTTATATCCTTGTGGGCTTTTTTGTCATTTTTGGTTTTGCCTTGCATAGAATGAATTTAATGATTTATCTGCTTGCTTATTTGATAGGTTCTATCCCTTTTGGTTTGCTTTTAGCTCAATTTTTTGCCAAAATCAATATCCAAAATGAAGGCAGCAAAAGCATAGGTGCGACTAATGTTTTAAGAGTGGTCAAAAAAGAAAATCCCAAACTTGCTAAAAAACTTGCTGTTGCGACTTTGCTTTTAGACTTTGCAAAGGCTTTTGTGCCTATTATCCTTGCTCAATTTTTAGGCTTTGATGATAATATGCTTTGGAGCATAGGGGTGTTTTGTGTTTTGGGGCATTGTTTTTCTGCTTATTTATCACTTGAGGGTGGAAAAGGCGTAGCCACAGCAGCAGGAGTTATGGCTGCTTTACTTCCTTTAGAGCTTCTCATTGGCTTTGTAGCTTGGTTTATCGTTGCTAAGGTCTTTAAAATTTCAAGTCTAGCTTCCTTGGTCGCTTTGGTTTTTTTCCTTGCAAGTTCTTTTATCTTGCATTATGATATGAGCATTAACACGCACGCACCTGTTTTAATCATCTGTTTTATCATCGTTTATAAGCATATACCCAATATCAAAAGAATGTTTAAAAAAGAAGAATGCAAAGTCATATAAAAATCAAACTTAAATTTAAGTGTATCATCGGTATTTTAGACTTTGAACGCAAAAAAAAACAAAAAATACAAATCAAACTCGAAGCCAAGTCTGATGATTTTTTAGACTATGCACAGCTTGTAAATCATCTTAAAAAAATTTATAAAACACGCCAATTTAAACTCATCGAAGAATCCCTAGAAGAACTTTGCCATGAACTTAAAAATTTATATCCTCAAATCAAATTTTTAAAAATCACACTTTATAAGCTCAAGATCATCAAGAAAGCTAAGGTGGGTTCGAGTATAGAACGGATTTATTAATTTTTTTTTAAAGTTTTTTAAATATTTACTTAAATTATGTTATGATTTTTAAAAATTTTTAACTTCGAAGGAAAAAAGGAAATGAGAATTTTAGTAATTGAAGATGATAATTCACTCAATAAAACCATAGTGGATAACCTAAATCAATTTGGCTATCAAACGGATTTTTCAGAAAATTTCAAAGACGGAGAATACTACATAGGGATAAGACGCTATGATCTTGTGCTTTCAAGCTGGAATTTGCCTGATGGCGAAGGTGCTGATCTGATCAATATCATCAAACAAAAATCCCCAAGAACCGCCGTTGTTATACTCTCTTCAAAAACAGACAAGCAAAATGAGATCAAAGCTTTGAAAACAGGGGCTGATGACTTTATAAAAAAACCTGTAGATCTTGACATTCTTTTAGCAAGAGTTGAGGCTAGACTTAGAATGGGCGGAACAAATGTGATAAAGATAGATGATTTGGTTATAGATCCTGATGAAGAAAAGATCACTTACAAAGGACAAGACATAGAGCTTAAGGGCAAGCCTTTTGAGGTTTTAACCCACCTAGCCAGACACTCAGATCAAATCGTTTCCAAAGAACAACTTTTAGATGCGATCTGGGAAGAGCCTGAGCTTGTAACTCCAAATGTCATCGAAGTTGCTATCAATCAAATTCGTCAAAAAATGGATAAACCTCTTAATATCTCTACCATAGAAACCGTGCGTCGTAGAGGATATAGATTTTGTTTCCCCAAAAAATCCTAGCCATTAGCATATCTTGATCTTTCAGGATATGCTCAAAATAAAGAAAATTTATGGCAAGAAAAACTGCTGTTATTGATCTTGGTTCAAATTCTGTAAGAATGGTGATCTTTGAAAAAAGTTCAAGATTTGCTTTTAATATTTGTGCTGAGTATAAAAGAAAGGTTCGGCTTGGAGAAAATGCCTATAATAACGGCAAAGTCTTACAAGCTGAAGCTATGCAAAGAACAGAAGATACTCTAGCTCATTTTAAGGCTTTAAGCCTAAAGCATAAATGTAATAAACTTTTGATCGTAGGTACTTCTGCCCTAAGAGATGCTCCAAATTCTAAGGATTTCATCAAGAGGATAAAAAATAAGCTAAAACTTAATATCCGTTGCATAGACGGAAAAACCGAATCATATCTTGGAGGCTTAGCCGCTTTAAATTTACTAAGCGATATCCAAAACGCTACCACTCTTGATATAGGCGGTGGATCAAGTGAGCTTTGCTTGATAAGAGGAGGGAAAATTGTTGATTATATATCTTTGGATATTGGCACAGTAAGACTTAAGGAGCTATTTAGTGATAAAGATAAACTTAAGGATCTTGATAACTTTTTTAAACCTCTTTTAAAACTTATCCCTGAAAGCTTTAAAAATGAAAAGCTAATCGCCATAGGAGGAAGTTTAAGAGCGCTTTCAAATTCTATCATGCAAAAAAACTCATATCCTTTAAAAACCTTACATAATTTTCATTATGAACTTAAAAATGAAAAAGCACATATTAAAAAAATACTTGCTTGCCAAAATGAGGATTTAGCAAACTATGGTATTAAAAAGGATCGCTTTGATACTATAAAAGAAGGTATTTTGATCTTTTTAAATATTGCTGAAACACTTGGAGCAAAAGAAATCATCACAAGTGGCGTTGGTGTTAGAGAGGGTGTTTTTTTACAAGATTTGCTCCCTAAAACAAAAAGCTTTCCCGTAAATTTTAACCCAAGTCTTAGATCCTTGCAAGATAGATTTTTGAAAAAAAATCATAAAAGCAAAATTAGCCTTTATTGCTCAAAAATCTTTGATGAGCTTCAAAGCCTGCATGATTTAAACATATCCTTTAAAACGAGTTTAATTAACGCTTCTAAGCTTTATCATATAGGCGAGTTTATAAGTCCTTATTATTCAAATGAACATAGTGCGTATTTGGTGCTTAATAACCTAGATTATAGGATTTCTCATAAAGAAAAAACCCTCATTGCTCACTTGATAAAATTTTCAGGAAAAAAGATCAATTCTACTCTTATTAAAGAATATCAAGATCTCTTGCCCAAATTTTCCATTCTAGCATGGCTAAGCTTTATACTAGGACTTGCAAAGATCTTAGAACAAAACTGCTTTGAAAAAGATAAAATCCAATTTAAACTAAAAAACAAATCTCTATATATCTACTCTCAAAATACCATAAATATCCCAAAAGATGAGCTTAAAAAGCTTGTTTTACCTGAAGATCTTATTTTAGTAGTAAATCAAGTGCCTTGATTTTTTTGGATTAAATTTTGTAGCTTTTGTTTATTTTCTTCAAAAATAGAATTAAAACTTTTTTCACTTTTTGCCTGAGTTTGTAAATTTGTATGTTCTTTATTTATATCGCTAATATCTAAGATTACATTTGAATTTCCAATGATCATAACATATCTTTTATCATTATAGTCTAAAATAACAAATTGATTATGTTTATCTAAATATCTTTGATAAATCAAGTCAAATTCTTTGATATTAAAAGTTTTCTTTTTTAAAGAATTTTTAATCCACCAAAGCACCGCAAGCAAAATAAACAAAACCAAAAGCACTAAAACATAATTCACATAATCAAAGCCGTCCAAACTCGAACTTTTAGGCTTTAATTCCTCTTTTGTTTCTAAATTTAAGCTTGGTTTTGCTTCTTGAACATCGTTTGTTGGGATAGCCGAAGCGTTTGGGCTTTGAGCAAGCTCTTTATTTAAGGCTCTTATTCTAAGACTTATTTTATTATTTGTATCACTTAGGGTCAAAAAAGTGTCATTTGGTGCTTCAAACATGATCAAAACCTTATTTTGTTCTGGTTTTATCAACATTTTTTTGAGTATGGGAGATTTAAATTCTTGTTCTTTTTCTTTATCAAAACTTAGTTCATTTAAGGTTAGTAAAATGAAGTTATTTTCTTTTTTCTGAGTAACATGCCCCTTATACGCACTATCAAAAGAAAGCGTAATATCTACTC from the Campylobacter sp. MIT 99-7217 genome contains:
- the plsY gene encoding glycerol-3-phosphate 1-O-acyltransferase PlsY, with product MNLMIYLLAYLIGSIPFGLLLAQFFAKINIQNEGSKSIGATNVLRVVKKENPKLAKKLAVATLLLDFAKAFVPIILAQFLGFDDNMLWSIGVFCVLGHCFSAYLSLEGGKGVATAAGVMAALLPLELLIGFVAWFIVAKVFKISSLASLVALVFFLASSFILHYDMSINTHAPVLIICFIIVYKHIPNIKRMFKKEECKVI
- a CDS encoding type II secretion system F family protein, yielding MKVFKALVLKDKREKTLIIRAKDELGATKKLKGMNLKVLELTLLTQRSFFHTQLKAEVLAFLYKEFALLLGSGISFTLALQSLLDNPYDKNLSLFLQEIKYNLSHGQSLAQAFENTSFTLSQSELTLIKMGENTGDLAFIFSKLCELKEKSLDNQKRIKKALSYPLFVFISLIIAFACLILFVMPQFKMIFDDFGINLPLITRILFGVYEFLDEYYFVLLICMIFCICVFYFAYTKITIFSLWVDFLLLKIPFVKNMIFYNEFCTFFLVFSLLLKNKVDFLTAFFLASSSLKNKFLCKKCKHISTLCQQGLSPDEAFKKSHLFEGVVLSMLNIAMKSAKLDLMSEKISNFYETKQENLMSKFIFLLEPLMTFLVAILVLCLALGIFLPMWELNSSISF
- a CDS encoding type II toxin-antitoxin system RelB/DinJ family antitoxin, encoding MQNKTINVTFRMDKEDKKHFERIINSMGLNLSSAFNIFAKAVIRDSAIPFELKGQNIPNEETIRAIENVEKDENLEEVTIEQLIAEYEAQKLKSS
- a CDS encoding TSUP family transporter, giving the protein MEGIIQIDTIYYFILFFVAIFAGFVDAIVGGGGLITLPALMASGIPPHLALSTNKLQSVFGSFTAMLTYFKARSLAYLGLGVLFTALGATMGAILVLYINDKHLKLIVLVFLALTFIYTALKPNLGKHKGEAKINIKLFHFIFGLILGFYDGFLGPGTGSFWIFACVVFLGLSMKEASINTKILNFTSNIIALIVFLCFYKLLWDIGILMGVGQIIGAYLGSKLVLKTEAKFIKKLFLAVVFLTLLKVTYDYFMS
- a CDS encoding dihydroneopterin aldolase, with protein sequence MQSHIKIKLKFKCIIGILDFERKKKQKIQIKLEAKSDDFLDYAQLVNHLKKIYKTRQFKLIEESLEELCHELKNLYPQIKFLKITLYKLKIIKKAKVGSSIERIY
- a CDS encoding GspE/PulE family protein, which translates into the protein MNDDFLQYLCEVKGVQKASIEEFLREYSFDDLAGYVFLFYEKNPHFLNRLCLHFKLKVEDFLRSFASFKGLEFVDLSLDEVFVSKLPLNLLLSLKALPFKEDKENIYIAFCEPSSFLNLQKIQNFFKDKFVKPYLANPLKIAEFLQDLSLKEQISLLLAQIKTELKDNTQKEQSGVSAFFELLIKEAIRLRTSDIHLEPSENRALIRFRIDGVLSLFLELEYEIYEALNSYIKLKSHLNLAEKRKAQDGSFSMSFEGLEYDFRLSSLPLFYGESLVIRILEHKKDFFALEHLNFLNKDLNLLKKKIHEAYGLILLTGPTGSGKSTTLYACLNEIKSMQKKIITAEDPIEYKLDLVQQILLNEKAGLDFNNALRAILRQDPDVIMIGEIRDEQSLDIAIKSSLTGHLVFSTLHTNDALGAVSRMLDMNAKPYLLASSLSLVIAQRLVRKLCVHCSFKSSKRYKEFEGEFYEALGCEYCKMSGYKGRELVAEFLFVDEQVSELIRSNATKQEFLSYLKKQGYKSMLENGLQKAEQGITSIEELLRVLR
- a CDS encoding Ppx/GppA phosphatase family protein — its product is MARKTAVIDLGSNSVRMVIFEKSSRFAFNICAEYKRKVRLGENAYNNGKVLQAEAMQRTEDTLAHFKALSLKHKCNKLLIVGTSALRDAPNSKDFIKRIKNKLKLNIRCIDGKTESYLGGLAALNLLSDIQNATTLDIGGGSSELCLIRGGKIVDYISLDIGTVRLKELFSDKDKLKDLDNFFKPLLKLIPESFKNEKLIAIGGSLRALSNSIMQKNSYPLKTLHNFHYELKNEKAHIKKILACQNEDLANYGIKKDRFDTIKEGILIFLNIAETLGAKEIITSGVGVREGVFLQDLLPKTKSFPVNFNPSLRSLQDRFLKKNHKSKISLYCSKIFDELQSLHDLNISFKTSLINASKLYHIGEFISPYYSNEHSAYLVLNNLDYRISHKEKTLIAHLIKFSGKKINSTLIKEYQDLLPKFSILAWLSFILGLAKILEQNCFEKDKIQFKLKNKSLYIYSQNTINIPKDELKKLVLPEDLILVVNQVP
- the hsrA gene encoding homeostatic response regulator transcription factor HsrA; translation: MRILVIEDDNSLNKTIVDNLNQFGYQTDFSENFKDGEYYIGIRRYDLVLSSWNLPDGEGADLINIIKQKSPRTAVVILSSKTDKQNEIKALKTGADDFIKKPVDLDILLARVEARLRMGGTNVIKIDDLVIDPDEEKITYKGQDIELKGKPFEVLTHLARHSDQIVSKEQLLDAIWEEPELVTPNVIEVAINQIRQKMDKPLNISTIETVRRRGYRFCFPKKS
- a CDS encoding NAD-dependent deacetylase, with translation MKNVMILSGAGLSAPSGLKTFRDHDGLWDNHNVMEVCSATAFRKNPQKIFDFYDTRRAELAKVKPNHAHEMIAKLKEKYTKNLFIITQNVDDLLERAGCAEVTHLHGFLPELVCMDCGSIFDIGYESQRGKICPKCKSLNLRHNIVMFEEQAPMYSVLYELLKQTSLFVCIGTSGAVLPVGHYARMCEKSILNNLEKDEKLEAYFDKCYYQSAELAIDQIAKDIEDFLRAA